Proteins encoded by one window of Channa argus isolate prfri chromosome 1, Channa argus male v1.0, whole genome shotgun sequence:
- the ints3 gene encoding integrator complex subunit 3 encodes MEPGPAKAKPQGRLLVSTPLDAKDELEERLERCVGIVQSLTNALSEREANDALTANVCKGQQQHEEVCLGLFTLVLTEPAQAQRCYRDLTLVNRDGMNVVLVKINQILMEKFLKLQDVPRTQLVWLVRELVKSGVMGADGVVMTLLKQIAGGDISTKNLWLAESVLDILLEQKEWVLKSGMLIAMSVYTYLRLIVDHGAPNLLPLRQKEVDFCISMLREKFMECVIIGRDLVRLLQNVARIPEMELLWRDLLHNPQVLSPQFTGVLQLLTARTSRKFLACRLTPDMETKLLFMTSRVRFGQQKRYQDWFQRQYLSTAESQSLRCDLIRYICGVVHPSNEVLSSDILPRWAIIGWLLTTCTSNVAASNAKLALFYDWLFFSPEKDSIMNIEPAILVMHHSMKPHPAITATLLDFMCRIIPHFYPPLESQVRQGVFNSLNFIMEKRVLAHLAPLFDNPKLDRELRSMLRERFPEFCSSPSPPTEVKMEEAVSLEMDNHVLDKEEGCYDNTEAAFSDDEEEVNNKGKKREFRFHPIKEAVIEEPADITPWLDQLDETMKEKVLQLQKTSDTETQCEVMQEIVDLILEEDFDSEQMSALASCLSELFKDHFRGDVLPEEITEESLEESVCKPVCLIFRNLVTMQEDNSGFSVLLDMLAELYQKQPKIGYHLLYYLKASKAANGKMMLYESFAQATALGDLHTCLMMDMKACQEDDVRLLCYLTPSIYSEFPDETLRSGELLNMIVAVIDSTQLQELMCHVMMGNLVMFRKDSVLNILIQSLDWETFEQYSTWQLFLAHSIPLETIIPILQHLKYKEHPEALSCLLLQLRREKPSEEMVKMVLSRPCHPEDHFTTSILRHWASKYDDTLAEHIKAQLIKNNNQPRKRQSLRSSSSKLAQLTLEQILEHMDNLRLSLSNTKNSFFTQTPILQALQHVQASCDEAHKMRFSDLFALAEEYEDSQTKPPKSRRKAPASSPRSRKGAAAPPTNNEEESGSSSASEEEDSKPKAPKRKRKGLSAVGSDSD; translated from the exons ATGGAGCCTGGACCGGCGAAGGCGAAGCCGCAGGGTCGGCTACTGGTGTCCACCCCGCTGGACGCTAAAGACGAGCTGGAGGAG AGATTGGAGCGCTGTGTTGGGATTGTCCAGTCATTGACCAATGCGCTATCAGAGCGAGAAGCCAATGATGCACTCACTGCTAAT GTGTGTAAAGGTCAGCAGCAGCATGAGGAGGTGTGTCTGGGTCTGTTCACTCTGGTCCTCACAGAACCAGCCCAGGCCCAGAGG TGTTACAGAGACCTGACACTGGTCAACAGAGACGGGATGAACGTGGTCCTGGTGAAGATCAACCAGATCCTGATGGAGAAGTTTCTCAAACTGCAGGATGTTCCCAGAACCCAG CTGGTGTGGCTGGTCAGAGAGCTGGTTAAGAGTGGAGTGATGGGAGCTGATGGTGTTGTCATGACGCTGCTGAAACAGATAGCAG gAGGAGACATCTCCACTAAGAACCTGTGGCTGGCTGAGAGCGTCCTGGACATCCTGCTCGAGCAAAA GGAGTGGGTGTTGAAGAGCGGGATGCTGATAGCAATGTCAGTCTACACCTACCTCCGCCTGATCGTTGACCATGGAGCCCCAAACCTGCTCCCACTCCGTCAGAAAGAGGTCGACTTCTGCATCAGCATGCTGAGAGAGAag TTCATGGAGTGTGTGATCATCGGCAGAGATCTGGTTCGTCTGCTGCAGAATGTTGCTCGCATCCCAGAGATGGAGCTGCTGTGGAGAGACCTGCTGCACAACCCGCAAGTCCTGAGTCCTCAGTTCACTG GCGTCCTCCAGCTGCTCACAGCTCGGACCTCCAGAAAGTTCTTGGCCTGTCGACTTACACCAGACATGGAGACTAAGCTGCTGTTCATGACTTCCAGG gtgcGTTTTGGACAGCAAAAGCGATACCAGGATTGGTTCCAGAGACAGTACCTGTCCACAGCTGAGAGCCAGTCTCTGCGCTGCGACCTCATTCGCTACATATGTGGAGTAGTTCATCCGTCCAATGAAGTTCTAAGCTCCGACATCCTGCCGCGCTGGGCTATCATTGGCTGGCTGCTCACCACCTGCACG TCGAACGTAGCGGCCTCCAACGCCAAGCTGGCGCTCTTCTATGATTGGTTGTTCTTCAGTCCAGAGAAAGACAGCATCATGAACATAG AACCTGCAATCCTTGTGATGCATCACTCCATGAAACCTCATCCTGCCATCACTGCCACACTGCTTGACTTCATGTGCAGG ATCATCCCTCACTTCTATCCTCCACTGGAGTCTCAGGTCCGTCAGGGCGTCTTCAACTCACTAAACTTCATCATGGAGAAGAGAGTGCTGGC TCACCTCGCTCCACTGTTCGATAATCCAAAGTTAGACCGAGAGCTTCGATCGATGCTCAGAGAGAGATTCCCTGAGTTCTGCAGCTCGCCCTCTCCCCCCACTGAAG TTAAGATGGAGGAAGCTGTTTCCTTGGAGATGGACAACCATGTGTTGGACAAGGAGGAGGGTTGCTATGATAACACAGAGGCAGCCTTtagtgatgatgaggaggaggtcaACAACAAAG GAAAGAAGAGGGAGTTCAGGTTCCACCCAATCAAAGAGGCTGTAATTGAAGAGCCTGCTGACATCACGCCCTGGCTCGACCAATTAGATGAGACCATGAAGGAGAAGGTCCTGCAGCTACAGAAAACAAG TGACACAGAAACTCAATGTGAGGTGATGCAGGAGATCGTTGACCTCATTCTGGAG GAGGACTTTGACTCAGAGCAGATGTCAGCTCTGgcttcctgtctgtctgaatTGTTTAAAGATCATTTCAGAGGAGATGTCCTGCCCGAGGAGATCACTGAGGA GTCCCTGGAGGAGTCTGTGTGTAAACCTGTCTGTCTGATCTTCAGGAACCTTGTCACCATGCAGGAAGACAACAGCGGCTTCTCTGTGCTCCTCGACATGTTAGCAGAACTTTACCAGAAACAGCCCAAGATCGGATACCACCTGCTGTACTACCTCAAAGCCAG taaagCGGCAAATGGGAAGATGATGCTGTACGAGTCATTTGCTCAGGCCACGGCACTTGGGGACCTGCATACCTGTCTGATGATGGACATGAAGGCATGCCAGGAGGATGACGTCCGGCTGCTCTGCTACCTCACTCCCTCCATCTACTCTGAG tttccAGATGAAACGCTGAGGAGTGGTGAGCTGCTCAACATGATCGTAGCTGTCATTGACTCCACGCAG CTACAGGAGCTGATGTGTCATGTGATGATGGGGAACCTGGTGATGTTCAGGAAAGACTCTGTGCTCAACATCCTCa TTCAGTCTTTGGACTGGGAGACCTTTGAGCAGTACAGCACCTGGCAGCTGTTCCTGGCTCATAGTATTCCTCTGGAAACTATCATACCCATTCTGCAACACCTCAAATACAAAG aacaTCCTGAGGCTCTGTCTTGTCTACTGCTGCAGCTCCGCAGGGAGAA GCCGAGTGAGGAGATGGTGAAGATGGTCCTAAGTCGTCCATGTCACCCTGAAGACCATTTCACTACCAGCATCTTGAGACACTGGGCATCCAAATATGATGACACCTTGGCAGAACACATCAAAGCCCAGCTGATCAAGAACAACAACCAGCCCCGCAAAAGACAGAG TCTCCGCAGCTCCAGCAGTAAACTGGCTCAGCTGACCCTCGAGCAGATCCTGGAGCACATGGACAACCTGAGACTGAGCCTGAGCAACACCAAGAACAGCT tcttCACTCAGACTCCGATCCTTCAGGCTCTCCAGCATGTCCAGGCGAGCTGTGATGAAGCCCACAAGAtgag GTTCAGTGACCTGTTTGCGCTGGCTGAGGAGTACGAGGACTCTCAGACGAAACCTCCCAAGTCTCGACGTAAAGCTCCGGCCTCTTCGCCCCGTTCCAGGAAAGGAGCAGCAGCTCCCCCCACAAACAACGAGGAGGAGAGCGGCTCCAGCAGCGCTTCG gaggaggaggactccAAGCCCAAAGCTCCgaaaaggaagaggaaaggtTTGTCAGCCGTTGGGTCTGACAGTGACTGA
- the LOC137124926 gene encoding C2 calcium-dependent domain-containing protein 4C-like: MSAATSGKSLRNLVLTPERIPDFLIPSRSTLKLLSPRSRRSSPERTRLLSDHDHDSLEASPPKTTFSPAASPRFRLRLLPQRIKTPRAAAVESADADTDLTTRAAMSLPHVQKVTTPYGFRAVLVASPCTRRRESLFHRNKPATQVQQDLGQEDRTHSPPAPSPTRSRLSLRSIKAVRLQVMKELKRPAAALKARSPGSRRTVTR; encoded by the coding sequence ATGTCAGCTGCTACATCCGGAAAATCTCTGCGGAATTTGGTTCTGACTCCGGAGCGGATCCCGGATTTCCTCATCCCGTCCCGCAGTACGCTTAAGCTGCTGTCTCCAAGGTCCCGCCGGAGCTCTCCAGAAAGAACCAGATTGCTGTCTGATCATGATCACGACAGTCTTGAAGCGAGTCCCCCTAAGACCACGTTCAGTCCTGCGGCCTCACCCCGGTTCCGGCTCCGCTTGTTACCCCAACGGATCAAGACTCCCCGCGCTGCTGCGGTAGAGTCTGCGGACGCAGACACGGACCTGACAACGCGTGCGGCTATGTCGCTGCCGCACGTGCAGAAGGTGACAACCCCCTATGGTTTCCGCGCCGTGTTAGTCGCGAGCCCGTGCACGCGCCGGCGGGAGTCCTTGTTTCACCGAAACAAACCGGCGACGCAGGTCCAACAAGATCTGGGTCAGGAGGACCGGACGCATTCCCCGCCTGCTCCCAGTCCCACCAGATCCCGGCTTTCTTTGCGGTCCATTAAAGCTGTCCGTCTGCAGGTGATGAAGGAGCTCAAGAGACCTGCAGCCGCTCTTAAAGCCCGGAGTCCGGGATCCCGCAGGACAGTGACCCGCTGA